A single genomic interval of Metasolibacillus fluoroglycofenilyticus harbors:
- the sigK gene encoding RNA polymerase sporulation sigma factor SigK: MSGIFFSLIQLWLEFPSLLGYLKGQAFSKPFSREEEAEVLEKYLAGDEQARLDLIERNMRLVAHVVKKFHPPHEQLDDYISIGTIGLMKAVASYTPDKKTRLATYAARCIENEILMHLRAQKKVQKDISLFESIGVDYEGQSLQIRDLLQLDEQPAIDILEQQERFAQLYAYLNTLDERELEIITYRYGLQHQEPLTQKEIAKKLNISRSYVSRIEKRALIKLYQQFKHNQKD; this comes from the coding sequence TTGAGCGGTATATTTTTTTCGCTCATTCAACTATGGTTAGAATTCCCTTCATTGCTCGGCTATTTAAAGGGGCAGGCGTTTTCTAAGCCATTTTCTCGTGAAGAAGAAGCAGAAGTACTAGAAAAATATTTAGCTGGGGATGAACAAGCGCGCCTTGATTTAATTGAGCGCAATATGCGACTTGTTGCACATGTCGTTAAAAAATTCCATCCTCCTCACGAACAGCTCGATGATTATATTTCCATTGGTACAATCGGTTTAATGAAGGCGGTCGCTAGTTATACGCCTGACAAAAAAACAAGGCTCGCCACATATGCGGCAAGATGTATTGAAAATGAAATACTAATGCATTTACGCGCACAAAAAAAGGTTCAAAAGGATATTTCACTTTTTGAATCCATTGGCGTTGACTACGAAGGGCAATCATTACAAATTCGTGACTTATTACAGTTAGATGAACAGCCCGCAATCGATATTTTAGAGCAGCAGGAGCGCTTTGCGCAGCTGTACGCCTATTTAAATACATTAGATGAACGAGAACTGGAAATTATTACGTATCGCTATGGATTGCAGCACCAAGAGCCATTAACGCAAAAGGAAATTGCAAAAAAACTCAATATATCGAGAAGCTATGTATCACGCATTGAAAAAAGAGCCTTGATTAAACTTTATCAGCAATTTAAACATAATCAGAAAGATTAG
- a CDS encoding phosphatidylserine decarboxylase: MKEKIYQQLIELTNGQTSSSILMKFAKSGYSKNFIRSYSKLYDINIEEVSKKMEQFQSLHDFFTRELKVDARPINQDASLLASPVDAKIEAFGEIKEQLILTVKEKPYSLVDLLGNEEAARRYDKGQYIVFYLSPADYHRMHSPVDAYVEKQYVLGRKSYPVNQVGLQYGKKPISHNYRMVSELVYGNDAHAAFIKVGATFVNSIVLTNTTKTWKKGEEVGYFSFGSTVVMLFENATISFHENIVQGHAIRMGEAFATML, from the coding sequence ATGAAAGAAAAAATTTATCAACAACTCATTGAATTGACGAATGGTCAGACAAGTTCTAGCATCTTAATGAAATTTGCAAAATCGGGCTATAGTAAAAATTTTATTCGAAGCTATAGTAAATTATACGATATTAATATAGAAGAAGTTTCAAAAAAAATGGAGCAATTTCAAAGCTTGCATGATTTTTTTACACGCGAGCTAAAAGTAGATGCTCGCCCAATCAATCAAGATGCCTCACTACTCGCTAGTCCTGTTGATGCAAAAATAGAGGCATTTGGAGAAATCAAGGAACAACTCATTTTAACAGTAAAGGAAAAGCCCTATTCGCTTGTGGATTTATTAGGTAATGAAGAGGCAGCGCGGCGCTACGATAAAGGACAATATATCGTGTTTTATCTAAGTCCAGCAGATTATCATCGCATGCACAGCCCTGTTGATGCCTATGTGGAGAAGCAATATGTTCTCGGTCGAAAATCATATCCCGTCAATCAAGTTGGCTTGCAATATGGTAAAAAGCCAATTAGCCATAATTATCGTATGGTAAGTGAGCTTGTCTATGGCAATGACGCACACGCCGCCTTTATTAAAGTAGGTGCGACATTTGTCAATTCCATCGTTTTAACGAATACGACAAAGACATGGAAAAAGGGAGAAGAAGTCGGTTATTTCTCATTTGGTTCAACTGTTGTGATGCTGTTTGAAAATGCAACGATTTCTTTTCACGAAAATATCGTGCAAGGGCATGCGATTAGAATGG
- the pssA gene encoding CDP-diacylglycerol--serine O-phosphatidyltransferase: MFLLQKVDLTVKKIKSNAANLITLLNLSFGGASIMASLNEAYNYSVLFIFIAAFLDRYDGKVARKYNQESALGKQLDSMGDIISFGVAPAILMYEIIFSNFGLPGMFITVFYITCGAFRLARFNCTETSGYFVGLPITAAGTLLTITFFLVPIFSPVFYLIVSPLLALLMISTFTLKKV, from the coding sequence ATGTTTCTTCTCCAAAAAGTTGATTTAACTGTGAAGAAAATAAAATCGAACGCTGCCAATTTAATTACGCTTCTAAATTTATCGTTTGGTGGTGCATCTATTATGGCATCGTTAAACGAAGCATATAACTATAGTGTACTATTTATTTTTATTGCAGCATTTTTAGATCGTTACGACGGTAAAGTCGCTCGAAAATACAATCAGGAATCCGCGCTTGGCAAACAGCTCGATTCAATGGGAGATATCATCTCATTCGGTGTCGCACCTGCAATTTTAATGTATGAAATTATTTTCTCGAATTTTGGTCTCCCAGGTATGTTTATCACAGTCTTTTACATTACATGTGGCGCCTTCCGCTTAGCGCGCTTTAATTGCACGGAAACATCTGGTTACTTTGTAGGACTACCGATTACAGCAGCAGGCACATTATTAACGATTACATTTTTCTTAGTGCCAATTTTTTCACCTGTCTTTTATTTAATCGTGTCACCATTACTAGCGTTGTTAATGATTAGCACATTTACATTAAAAAAAGTTTAA